The Spirochaeta lutea genomic interval CCGGTCACGTTCGTAGCGGTTCGGAACATGTCAACCAGGAAATCTACCCCGGCAACCAACCCGATGGCCTCCACGGGTAGTCCAACCGCGGAGAGGGTGATTACCGTGAACGCAGTGGCCCCCATGGGAACCGCTGCGCTCCCGATACTGGCTAAGATTGATACCACTACAATCAGAACATACTGAATCAGGCTCAGATCAATCCCGAAGGCATTCGCCGCAAAAATCGAAACCATAGCAGGATAAATCCCACCGCAGGCATCCATATTCATTACCGCACCAATAGGCCCCACAAAGTTTGATACCCGGGAAGATACCTTAAGCCGGTTAATCATGGTGTTGATGGTTAGGGTCAAGGTCCCTGCACTGGAGCGGCTTGTAAAGGCCAACAGCATGGCCGGGGATGCCGCCCGGTAAAATCTCCAAGGATTTATCCGTGCTACCCCCCCTAACAGCCCACCGTAAACAAGGCCGATCTGTAGGGCACAGGCGATGACAATCCCCAGTACAAAGAGCCCCAAATCCGGTAACGCTGATAGCCCGGTATTGCTCATCCAGTATGCCATGAGCCCCAGGACACCGAAGGGCGTCAGGCTGATTACGAGCTTGGTAAGGCGAATCACCACATGAAGAACCGAGCTGATCACCTCTCGGAAAGCAGCCACCCGTTCAGGTTTCCGTCCCTGTTCAATCACCGCAGCTACCCCCAGGAGGACTGAGAATACAACCAAAGGAATTAACCTGGTTTCCGCCGCTGCCTCCACCGGATTGGAAGGAATAAAGCTACGGAACTGTTGAAAAATGCTGCCGATACTCGTTTCCTCCCGGGGTGCCAAGCCCTCGGTAACGGCTCCTGCACCGATTCCCAAGATAGACGCAAGGATTATACCAATGAGACTCGCGATGGTCGCTGTAATGAGGAACAGACCCAGGGTTCGTGTTCCCAGCTGTTTGAGTTCTCGGGTATTTTCAAGCTTCAGGAACCCGGCAATGATGCTGGTGGGCACCAGGGGAATGATAAGCATCCGTAAAAGATCCACATACCCGTAGCCCACAAGGCTAAACCATCGACGTAGTTCTCCCCCGGTCTCCTCACTCACTCCTGCAAAAACTCCCAATCCCAGGGCCATACCTGCCAGCATGGCAATGAAGACCCGAACAGAAAAAGAGAGGGATGTAAATCGTTTTAACAAACCCAGACCGACAAGCAATAGAACAAAGCCTGCCAACCAAAGCAGAACTGTAGTATCCATATCAAACTCCTTTACTCAGATATTACACTTACTGTAGCAGGTTAGTCAAGTTTCATGCAAACCTTCACCCAGTCCGTGGAATCCTTTCATAGTGCGCAGAACCCTGTAACTTTTTGCAAACCTTCCCCCACCCTTGAAGCAAACCCTATGTTCTTCCCGGATATATGG includes:
- a CDS encoding dicarboxylate/amino acid:cation symporter, translating into MDTTVLLWLAGFVLLLVGLGLLKRFTSLSFSVRVFIAMLAGMALGLGVFAGVSEETGGELRRWFSLVGYGYVDLLRMLIIPLVPTSIIAGFLKLENTRELKQLGTRTLGLFLITATIASLIGIILASILGIGAGAVTEGLAPREETSIGSIFQQFRSFIPSNPVEAAAETRLIPLVVFSVLLGVAAVIEQGRKPERVAAFREVISSVLHVVIRLTKLVISLTPFGVLGLMAYWMSNTGLSALPDLGLFVLGIVIACALQIGLVYGGLLGGVARINPWRFYRAASPAMLLAFTSRSSAGTLTLTINTMINRLKVSSRVSNFVGPIGAVMNMDACGGIYPAMVSIFAANAFGIDLSLIQYVLIVVVSILASIGSAAVPMGATAFTVITLSAVGLPVEAIGLVAGVDFLVDMFRTATNVTGDLTTSVIVGNSLGEFDREAFNSQVFTDSSEEPQTAESP